The sequence below is a genomic window from Providencia rettgeri.
CGCTACCATCTTGATACCGAACCATGGAATGAATAACAGATTGAGGATGGATAATCACTTCCATTTGCTCGGCGCTCGCATTAAAAAAATAGCAAGCCTCAATATATTCTAGCCCTTTATTCATCATTGTCGCTGAATCGACTGATATTTTTCGCCCCATTGACCAATTTGGGTGGTTACACGCTTCATCAGGTGTCACATTATCAAAATGCGATAACGGGGTATCCCTAAATGGGCCGCCTGAACCGGTTAATACGATGCTCGAAATACCCGATGCAGACAAATCAGAGAATCCTAAATTTAATTGAATAATTTCAGGTAAACTTTGGAAGATAGCATTATGCTCACTATCAATAGGAAACACAGTTGCATTGTGCTTGCGAATCTCATTAAAGAATAAACGGCCACTGGTAATTAAAGACTCTTTATTCGCTAATAATATTCTTTTACCTTTGCGTATTGCTGCTAAAGTAGGAAGTAAACCGGCAACCCCGGTAATTGCTGACATCACTTGGTCTGCATCATCAAGACCAGCAAGGTCAATTGCAGCTTGTTTTCCTGATAAAACTTCAGTTTTACAATTATTCTCTGTCAAAATAGTTTTTAACGC
It includes:
- the ispC gene encoding 1-deoxy-D-xylulose-5-phosphate reductoisomerase, encoding MKRLTILGSTGSIGTNTLSVVRQNPEKFQIIALVAGKNVAEMAKQCLEFNPKYASMADEPSAKALKTILTENNCKTEVLSGKQAAIDLAGLDDADQVMSAITGVAGLLPTLAAIRKGKRILLANKESLITSGRLFFNEIRKHNATVFPIDSEHNAIFQSLPEIIQLNLGFSDLSASGISSIVLTGSGGPFRDTPLSHFDNVTPDEACNHPNWSMGRKISVDSATMMNKGLEYIEACYFFNASAEQMEVIIHPQSVIHSMVRYQDGSVIAQLGTPDMRTPISYSMAYPQRIVSGAKPLDFATLSSLTFVQPDYQRYPCLKLAIDACHQGQAATTVLNGANEMTVAAFLEGKIRFTDIAKINHNVLENQVFSEPVSIEEVLEIDGWARKNAEKIIAQTI